One Pieris rapae chromosome 7, ilPieRapa1.1, whole genome shotgun sequence genomic window carries:
- the LOC110992723 gene encoding VPS35 endosomal protein-sorting factor-like isoform X2 codes for MPTSYPWSSAKKSRRKNNVASLEVSTHPLKMDNMRITPSLNKTLMESLQNWSMPFEELDPLLHFEKMNLAEESMSLDTCEDEKENYLRVWNRKKTSILNKYTTVEKLTIISSFLPGGEKTLIRQVSNLNEKVKHRLEQLDDFDEASVRKTMGLSQQEFVTKVHMLDEEIKKAWDSEQRVNAFKIAIQCSKLLSDISVMQFYPSKFILISDVLDTFGSLVFDRLKNKSFGNKNLKFQDIDPHTVLEIAKETCQNWLFKMASIRELLPRVYMEIALLQCNVFISREEMKPTINRLTKMIRGMGNPLVAIYIRLYLCNISSKLFGKESEPYYRDNLYEFINEYQQIFHPTMLKKYGAQLLTADQYLNLYVPAVDWLLFGTLNWNHDKLNLLEELLKKCNEIENSELLLCCVISAFDSSSIIQKSSAILEIIRKNADGMVMMHQALSSLGEHLCHAESYRQVSAEVLSQTWWKLASSMKSTANFLQVLEPWIQFACLQLSSQHINVILRGTIRYLIKSGQPPDNYSAQIQNVVKRILKHIPDVEELFLMDAFMPLVELVQTSASRTSMARTVLTVFFERNKSERIDDPIVIASLMRLCRIVHDSINAVSVEDESKWSGELIVKCIQAARHEDLDTQLNFYVECRAAFLKLDAVLVALVHVVNTLSTRGAASRGRWLQRACAAYCYITVPSLQCALSRATLYLLSGQVALLNNCIGQAEANFKALVGVIPNIPQYIQEDGQKKPTHDRVAGLISNFLSTLLVLPDNVDSNSKAYILSGFIKTLERVEWRKTDTLYYTTLLRVLDLLCEMTQEQYAYHIDSVISNDELYGAQEEFVKCLENYATNVCQELLVVLKALSDAKETKKQYSLSLELFWRIIKRGDLQQSSMSGLASNLWILSQKLQDSNAKYAKSILAVLQGDPAGRQLLEKLKVQ; via the exons atGCCGACAAGTTATCCCTG GTCTTCAGCCAAGAAAAGTAGacgaaaaaataatgtagCTAGTTTAGAAGTTAGTACCCATCCTCTTAAAATGGACAACATGAGAATT ACACCAagtctaaataaaactttaatggAAAGTCTACAGAACTGGAGTATGCCTTTTGAGGAATTGGATCCTTTGCTACATTTTGAAAAGATGAATTTAGCAGAG GAATCAATGTCTTTAGATACATGTGAggatgaaaaagaaaattacttgAGAGTATGGAATCGTAAAAAGACAtctattctaaataaatataccacaGTTGAAAAGCTTACAATCATAAGCAGTTTTCTACCTGGTGGAGAAAAGA CATTAATTAGACAAGTGTCCAATCTTAATGAAAAAGTAAAGCATAGATTAGAACAACTTGATGATTTTGATGAAGCTTCAGTAAGAAAGACTATGGGACTCTCTCAACAAGAGTTTGTAACTAAAGTACATATGTTGGATGAGGAGATAAAAAAG GCATGGGATTCAGAGCAAAGAGTAAATGCATTCAAAATTGCAATACAATGTTCAAAATTACTCTCAGACATTAGTGTAATGCAATTTTATCCCAGCAAGTTTATTCTCATCAGTGACGTTTTAGATACCTTTGGAAGTTTAGTATTTGATCGTCTTAAGAATAAAAGCTTTGG aaacaaaaatctaaaatttcaAGACATTGATCCACATACAGTTTTAGAAATAGCCAAAGAAACATGCCAAAATTGGTTGTTTAAAATGGCATCTATAAGAGAATTGTTACCAAGGGTCTATATGGAAATAGCTCTTTTACAGTGTAATGTATTCATATCTAGAGAAGAAATGAAACCAACAATAAATCGATTGACAAAAATGATCAGAGGAATGGGAAATCCCCTAGTAGCAATATACATTAgactttatttatgtaatatctCCTCTAAGTTATTTGGTAAAGAAAGTGAACCATATTACAGGgacaatttatatgaatttattaatgaataccAGCAG ATATTCCACCCtacaatgttaaaaaaatatggcgCTCAGCTTTTAACTGCTGATCAATACCTGAATCTATATGTACCTGCTGTAGATTGGCTACTGTTTGGTACTCTCAATTGGAATcatgataaattaaatctcCTTGaggaattgttaaaaaaatgtaatgaaattgaGAACAG tGAGCTTCTCCTGTGTTGCGTAATCTCTGCGTTTGATTCGTCCAGTATCATACAGAAATCTTCAGCAATTTTGGAAATCATACGCAAGAATGCTGATGGAATGG TGATGATGCACCAGGCATTATCTTCGCTGGGAGAACACCTATGCCACGCTGAGAGCTATCGGCAAGTCTCAGCTGAAGTATTGAGTCAAACATGGTGGAAATTAGCCAGTAGTATGAAGAGCACGGCTAACTTCTTACAAGTGCTGGAGCCGTGGATTCAATTCGCTTGTCTTCAATTATCT agtCAACATATTAACGTGATTCTTCGTGGGACGATTCGCTATTTAATCAAGAGTGGTCAGCCGCCGGATAATTATTCTGCGCAGATACAGAATGTTGTCAAAAGAATACTCAAGCATATTCCAGATGTTgaggaattatttttaatg gacGCCTTTATGCCGTTGGTAGAGCTGGTCCAGACATCAGCATCTCGCACATCAATGGCTCGGACGGTACTCACAGTGTTCTTTGAGAGAAACAAGTCTGAACGCATAGATGACCCCATAGTCATCGCTAGCCTTATGAGGCTTTGCCGTATTGTGCACGATTCTattaa TGCTGTGAGTGTAGAAGACGAGAGCAAGTGGAGTGGGGAATTAATAGTCAAATGCATTCAAGCCGCGAGACATGAGGATCTTGATACACAACTCAATTTCTATGTGGAGTGCCGAGCTGCTTTTCTCAAGTTGGATGCTGTACTTGTCGCATTAGTTCAT GTGGTGAACACACTATCGACCCGCGGTGCGGCTTCCCGCGGCAGATGGCTGCAGCGCGCGTGCGCAGCCTACTGTTACATCACTGTGCCTTCTCTGCAATGCGCACTATCCCGAGCTACGCTTTACCTCCTCTCAGGACAGGTTGCTCTGCTCAATAACTGCATTGGACAAG cTGAAGCGAACTTCAAAGCACTGGTTGGTGTAATACCAAACATACCGCAATACATACAAGAAGATGGCCAGAAGAAACCTACTCACGATAGAGTGGCTGGTCTTATCAGTAATTTCTTATCAACGCTTCTCGTATTGCCG gataATGTAGACAGTAACAGTAAGGCGTATATATTAAGCGGTTTCATTAAAACCCTGGAGAGGGTAGAATGGCGGAAAACAGACACCTTATATTACACGACACTTTTGCGAGTACTGGACTTGCTTTGCGAGATGACACAAGAACAGTACGCGTATCACATAGATTCAg tAATATCCAACGACGAACTGTATGGCGCTCAAGAAGAATTCGTGAAGTGTTTAGAAAATTATGCAACAAATGTTTGCCAGGAGTTGCTAGTGGTTTTAAAAGCACTGTCAGACGCAAAAGAAACTAAGAAACAATATAGTTTATCTCTCGAGTTATTTTGGAGGATTATAAAAAGAGGGGATTTACAGCAGTCGTCTATGTCCGGGTTGGCTTCTAATTTGTGGATTTTGTCGCAGAAACTTCAAGATTCTAATGCGAAGTATGCG aAATCAATATTGGCTGTTCTACAAGGCGACCCAGCTGGGCGACAATTACTAGAGAAATTGAAAGTCCAGTGA
- the LOC110992723 gene encoding VPS35 endosomal protein-sorting factor-like isoform X1 gives MPTSYPWSSAKKSRRKNNVASLEVSTHPLKMDNMRITPSLNKTLMESLQNWSMPFEELDPLLHFEKMNLAEESMSLDTCEDEKENYLRVWNRKKTSILNKYTTVEKLTIISSFLPGGEKISTFSALIRQVSNLNEKVKHRLEQLDDFDEASVRKTMGLSQQEFVTKVHMLDEEIKKAWDSEQRVNAFKIAIQCSKLLSDISVMQFYPSKFILISDVLDTFGSLVFDRLKNKSFGNKNLKFQDIDPHTVLEIAKETCQNWLFKMASIRELLPRVYMEIALLQCNVFISREEMKPTINRLTKMIRGMGNPLVAIYIRLYLCNISSKLFGKESEPYYRDNLYEFINEYQQIFHPTMLKKYGAQLLTADQYLNLYVPAVDWLLFGTLNWNHDKLNLLEELLKKCNEIENSELLLCCVISAFDSSSIIQKSSAILEIIRKNADGMVMMHQALSSLGEHLCHAESYRQVSAEVLSQTWWKLASSMKSTANFLQVLEPWIQFACLQLSSQHINVILRGTIRYLIKSGQPPDNYSAQIQNVVKRILKHIPDVEELFLMDAFMPLVELVQTSASRTSMARTVLTVFFERNKSERIDDPIVIASLMRLCRIVHDSINAVSVEDESKWSGELIVKCIQAARHEDLDTQLNFYVECRAAFLKLDAVLVALVHVVNTLSTRGAASRGRWLQRACAAYCYITVPSLQCALSRATLYLLSGQVALLNNCIGQAEANFKALVGVIPNIPQYIQEDGQKKPTHDRVAGLISNFLSTLLVLPDNVDSNSKAYILSGFIKTLERVEWRKTDTLYYTTLLRVLDLLCEMTQEQYAYHIDSVISNDELYGAQEEFVKCLENYATNVCQELLVVLKALSDAKETKKQYSLSLELFWRIIKRGDLQQSSMSGLASNLWILSQKLQDSNAKYAKSILAVLQGDPAGRQLLEKLKVQ, from the exons atGCCGACAAGTTATCCCTG GTCTTCAGCCAAGAAAAGTAGacgaaaaaataatgtagCTAGTTTAGAAGTTAGTACCCATCCTCTTAAAATGGACAACATGAGAATT ACACCAagtctaaataaaactttaatggAAAGTCTACAGAACTGGAGTATGCCTTTTGAGGAATTGGATCCTTTGCTACATTTTGAAAAGATGAATTTAGCAGAG GAATCAATGTCTTTAGATACATGTGAggatgaaaaagaaaattacttgAGAGTATGGAATCGTAAAAAGACAtctattctaaataaatataccacaGTTGAAAAGCTTACAATCATAAGCAGTTTTCTACCTGGTGGAGAAAAGA ttAGTACTTTTTCAGCATTAATTAGACAAGTGTCCAATCTTAATGAAAAAGTAAAGCATAGATTAGAACAACTTGATGATTTTGATGAAGCTTCAGTAAGAAAGACTATGGGACTCTCTCAACAAGAGTTTGTAACTAAAGTACATATGTTGGATGAGGAGATAAAAAAG GCATGGGATTCAGAGCAAAGAGTAAATGCATTCAAAATTGCAATACAATGTTCAAAATTACTCTCAGACATTAGTGTAATGCAATTTTATCCCAGCAAGTTTATTCTCATCAGTGACGTTTTAGATACCTTTGGAAGTTTAGTATTTGATCGTCTTAAGAATAAAAGCTTTGG aaacaaaaatctaaaatttcaAGACATTGATCCACATACAGTTTTAGAAATAGCCAAAGAAACATGCCAAAATTGGTTGTTTAAAATGGCATCTATAAGAGAATTGTTACCAAGGGTCTATATGGAAATAGCTCTTTTACAGTGTAATGTATTCATATCTAGAGAAGAAATGAAACCAACAATAAATCGATTGACAAAAATGATCAGAGGAATGGGAAATCCCCTAGTAGCAATATACATTAgactttatttatgtaatatctCCTCTAAGTTATTTGGTAAAGAAAGTGAACCATATTACAGGgacaatttatatgaatttattaatgaataccAGCAG ATATTCCACCCtacaatgttaaaaaaatatggcgCTCAGCTTTTAACTGCTGATCAATACCTGAATCTATATGTACCTGCTGTAGATTGGCTACTGTTTGGTACTCTCAATTGGAATcatgataaattaaatctcCTTGaggaattgttaaaaaaatgtaatgaaattgaGAACAG tGAGCTTCTCCTGTGTTGCGTAATCTCTGCGTTTGATTCGTCCAGTATCATACAGAAATCTTCAGCAATTTTGGAAATCATACGCAAGAATGCTGATGGAATGG TGATGATGCACCAGGCATTATCTTCGCTGGGAGAACACCTATGCCACGCTGAGAGCTATCGGCAAGTCTCAGCTGAAGTATTGAGTCAAACATGGTGGAAATTAGCCAGTAGTATGAAGAGCACGGCTAACTTCTTACAAGTGCTGGAGCCGTGGATTCAATTCGCTTGTCTTCAATTATCT agtCAACATATTAACGTGATTCTTCGTGGGACGATTCGCTATTTAATCAAGAGTGGTCAGCCGCCGGATAATTATTCTGCGCAGATACAGAATGTTGTCAAAAGAATACTCAAGCATATTCCAGATGTTgaggaattatttttaatg gacGCCTTTATGCCGTTGGTAGAGCTGGTCCAGACATCAGCATCTCGCACATCAATGGCTCGGACGGTACTCACAGTGTTCTTTGAGAGAAACAAGTCTGAACGCATAGATGACCCCATAGTCATCGCTAGCCTTATGAGGCTTTGCCGTATTGTGCACGATTCTattaa TGCTGTGAGTGTAGAAGACGAGAGCAAGTGGAGTGGGGAATTAATAGTCAAATGCATTCAAGCCGCGAGACATGAGGATCTTGATACACAACTCAATTTCTATGTGGAGTGCCGAGCTGCTTTTCTCAAGTTGGATGCTGTACTTGTCGCATTAGTTCAT GTGGTGAACACACTATCGACCCGCGGTGCGGCTTCCCGCGGCAGATGGCTGCAGCGCGCGTGCGCAGCCTACTGTTACATCACTGTGCCTTCTCTGCAATGCGCACTATCCCGAGCTACGCTTTACCTCCTCTCAGGACAGGTTGCTCTGCTCAATAACTGCATTGGACAAG cTGAAGCGAACTTCAAAGCACTGGTTGGTGTAATACCAAACATACCGCAATACATACAAGAAGATGGCCAGAAGAAACCTACTCACGATAGAGTGGCTGGTCTTATCAGTAATTTCTTATCAACGCTTCTCGTATTGCCG gataATGTAGACAGTAACAGTAAGGCGTATATATTAAGCGGTTTCATTAAAACCCTGGAGAGGGTAGAATGGCGGAAAACAGACACCTTATATTACACGACACTTTTGCGAGTACTGGACTTGCTTTGCGAGATGACACAAGAACAGTACGCGTATCACATAGATTCAg tAATATCCAACGACGAACTGTATGGCGCTCAAGAAGAATTCGTGAAGTGTTTAGAAAATTATGCAACAAATGTTTGCCAGGAGTTGCTAGTGGTTTTAAAAGCACTGTCAGACGCAAAAGAAACTAAGAAACAATATAGTTTATCTCTCGAGTTATTTTGGAGGATTATAAAAAGAGGGGATTTACAGCAGTCGTCTATGTCCGGGTTGGCTTCTAATTTGTGGATTTTGTCGCAGAAACTTCAAGATTCTAATGCGAAGTATGCG aAATCAATATTGGCTGTTCTACAAGGCGACCCAGCTGGGCGACAATTACTAGAGAAATTGAAAGTCCAGTGA